In Phacochoerus africanus isolate WHEZ1 chromosome 2, ROS_Pafr_v1, whole genome shotgun sequence, one DNA window encodes the following:
- the GLIPR2 gene encoding Golgi-associated plant pathogenesis-related protein 1 codes for MGKSASKQFNDEVLKAHNEYRQKHGVPPLKLCKKLNREAQQYSEALASTRILKHSPESSRGQCGENLAWASYDQTGKEVADRWYSEIKNYNFQQPGFTSGTGHFTAMVWKNTKKMGVGKASASDGSSFVVARYFPAGNVVNQGYFEENVLPPKK; via the exons ATGGGCAAGTCAG CTTCCAAGCAGTTCAATGACGAGGTCCTGAAGGCCCACAATGAGTACCGGCAGAAGCATGGTGTCCCCCCGCTGAAGCTCTGCAAGAAGCTCAACCGGGAGGCTCAGCA GTATTCCGAGGCCCTGGCCAGCACAAGGATCCTCAAACACAGCCCGGAGTCCAGTCGCGGCCAGTGCGGAGAGAACCTGGCCTGGGCGTCCTACGATCAGACAG GAAAGGAAGTGGCTGATAGATGGTACAGTGAAATTAAGAACTACAACTTCCAGCAGCCTGGCTTCACCTCCGGGACAG GACACTTCACGGCCATGGTGTGGAAGAATACAAAGAAGATGGGAGTGGGGAAGGCGTCTGCAAGTGATGGGTCCTCCTTCGTGGTGGCCAGATACTTCCCAGCAGGGAATGTCGTCAACCAGGGCTACTTTGAAGAAAACGTCCTGCCTCCGAAGAAGTAA
- the CCIN gene encoding calicin — protein MKLEFTEKNYNSFVLQNLNKQRKRKEYWDMALTVDHHVFFAHRNVLAAVSPLVKSLISNHDMKTTDELFITIDPNYLSPTTVDHLLDYFYSGKVVISEQNVEELLRGAQYFNTPRLRIHCNDFLIKSIRRANCLRYLFLAELFELKEVSDLAYSGIRDNFHYWASPEGSLHFMRCPPVIFGRLLRDENLHVLNEDQALQALLSWVYFRKDEREKYFKKFFNYINLNAVSNKTLMYASNKLMGMENSSAHSTLIESVLVDRKQERPTSLLSYQRKGALLDSVVILGGQKAHGKFNDGVFAYIIQENLWLKLSEMPYRAAALSATAAGRYIYISGGTTEQISGLKTAWRYDMDDNSWTKLPDLPIGLVFHTMVTCGGTVYSVGGSIAPRRYVSNIFRYDERKEAWCLAGKMSIPMDGTAVITKGDRNLYIVTGRCLVKGYISRVGVVDCFDTNTGDVVQCITFPIEFNHRPLLSFHQDNILCVYSHRQSVEINLQKIKANKTTTSVPLLPNNCPLDVSHAICSIGDSKVFVCGGVTTASDVQTKDYTINPNAYLLDQKTGEWKTLAPPPEALDCPACCLAKLPCKILQRI, from the coding sequence ATGAAATTGGAATTCACCGAGAAAAACTACAACAGCTTCGTGCTGCAGAACCTGAACAAACAGAGGAAACGCAAAGAGTACTGGGACATGGCCCTGACTGTGGACCACCACGTCTTCTTTGCACATCGCAACGTGCTGGCTGCCGTCTCTCCGCTGGTGAAGAGCCTCATCTCTAACCACGACATGAAAACCACCGATGAGCTCTTTATCACCATCGACCCCAACTACCTGAGTCCGACCACGGTGGACCACCTCCTAGACTACTTTTACAGCGGCAAGGTGGTGATCTCCGAGCAGAACGTGGAGGAGCTGCTTCGCGGGGCCCAGTATTTCAACACCCCCCGCCTTCGAATTCACTGCAATGACTTCCTGATCAAGTCCATCCGCCGTGCCAACTGCTTGCGCTACCTCTTCTTGGCCGAGTTGTTTGAACTCAAAGAGGTCTCGGACTTGGCCTACTCCGGCATTCGCGACAACTTCCATTACTGGGCCAGCCCCGAGGGCTCCCTGCACTTCATGCGCTGTCCACCTGTCATCTTCGGCCGCCTGCTGCGCGATGAAAACTTGCACGTGCTCAACGAGGACCAGGCTCTCCAGGCACTCCTCAGTTGGGTATACTTCCGGAAGGATGAGCGGGAGAAGTATTTCAAGAAGTTCTTCAATTACATCAATCTCAATGCCGTCTCCAACAAGACGCTGATGTATGCCAGCAACAAGCTgatgggcatggagaacagcTCAGCCCACTCCACCCTGATTGAGAGTGTCCTTGTGGACCGCAAGCAGGAGAGGCCAACCAGCCTGCTGAGCTACCAGCGGAAAGGGGCCCTGCTTGATTCGGTGGTCATCCTCGGAGGCCAGAAGGCCCACGGCAAGTTCAACGATGGCGTGTTCGCTTACATCATCCAGGAGAACCTGTGGTTGAAGCTCTCGGAGATGCCCTATCGGGCGGCAGCCCTTAGCGCCACCGCGGCCGGTCGCTACATCTACATCTCTGGTGGCACCACGGAGCAGATCTCAGGGCTGAAGACAGCCTGGCGGTATGACATGGATGACAACTCCTGGACCAAGTTGCCCGACCTGCCCATTGGGCTTGTCTTCCACACCATGGTGACCTGTGGGGGGACGGTGTACTCAGTGGGCGGGAGCATCGCTCCAAGGCGGTATGTCTCCAACATCTTTCGCTATGATGAACGCAAGGAGGCCTGGTGCCTCGCAGGGAAGATGAGCATCCCTATGGACGGCACAGCCGTGATCACCAAGGGTGACCGGAACCTGTACATTGTCACTGGGCGGTGCCTGGTGAAGGGCTACATCTCCCGGGTTGGGGTGGTGGACTGCTTCGACACCAACACTGGGGACGTGGTCCAGTGTATCACCTTCCCCATCGAGTTCAACCACCGGCCCCTGCTCTCTTTTCATCAGGACAACATCCTCTGTGTGTACAGCCACCGGCAGAGTGTGGAGATCAACCTGCAGAAGATAAAGGCCAACAAGACGACCACCTCGGTGCCTCTCTTGCCCAACAACTGCCCCTTGGATGTGTCCCATGCGATCTGCTCCATTGGAGACAGCAAGGTGTTTGTGTGTGGAGGCGTTACCACAGCCAGCGATGTCCAGACAAAGGACTACACTATCAATCCAAACGCCTACCTGCTGGACCAAAAGACAGGCGAGTGGAAGACCCTGGCCCCACCACCAGAGGCACTGGACTGCCCTGCCTGCTGTCTGGCCAAGCTACCTTGCAAGATTCTTCAAAGGATTTAA